From Calothrix sp. PCC 6303, a single genomic window includes:
- a CDS encoding HEAT repeat domain-containing protein, translated as MTSRVIGYKDERFRNSEFRHLMLQDFDDEQIQDFINKWHQLTFNDKTDAADKKARLERGIERSKAIKELAGNPLLLTMMAILNRHRELPRDRSTLYEKASEVLLQQWDAERHLTNAKMSRFPIDLSDKQAMLRQVAHQMQANEKGLTGNLINGNDLQQIFQGYLETIGYQKIDTREAAKVLIEELRQRNFILCHAGDNYYAFVHRTFLEYFCAEAFRWQFEREQKLTLEQLKTEVFGQHWHDESWHEVLRLIAGVINPKFVAEIIEYLMGIDGEANKFSNLFLAAGCLAEVRERKNRDIYTQDRKLFAVIDKLIGYGFYRQLTIFNMQYVVADNQNVTEIRTLAITTIVTTWNDDPDTLPWLKQRAQTDDDSSMRRAAVQELARNFKDDRDTLPILKQRAQTDDNEYVRGAAVQELARNFKDDRDTLPILKQRAQTDDNEYVRGAAVQELARNFKDDRDTLPILKQRAQTDDNEYVRGAAVQELARNFKDDLDTLPILKQRAQTDDNGSVRGAAVQELARNFKDDPDTLPILKQRAQTDDNGSVRGAAVQELARNFKDDPDTLPILKQHAQTDDNEYVRGAAVQELARNFKDESGIFELFCNVAVNDPFQRSEGKYGEYETNPRHTALEIILKHYPNHSQVLSLLRDRKINDPDEKLREWVKQQLQQLETTN; from the coding sequence GTGACTTCTCGCGTCATTGGCTACAAGGATGAACGCTTTCGTAATAGCGAATTTCGTCACTTGATGTTGCAGGATTTTGATGATGAACAAATTCAGGATTTCATTAATAAATGGCATCAATTAACCTTTAATGACAAAACCGATGCCGCCGATAAAAAAGCACGATTGGAAAGGGGAATAGAACGCAGTAAAGCGATTAAAGAATTAGCCGGAAACCCTTTATTATTGACGATGATGGCAATACTCAACCGTCATCGGGAATTGCCACGGGATAGAAGCACATTGTATGAGAAGGCATCGGAAGTGTTGTTACAACAATGGGATGCCGAAAGACATTTAACTAATGCCAAAATGTCTCGGTTTCCGATTGATTTAAGTGACAAACAAGCGATGTTGCGGCAAGTTGCACATCAAATGCAGGCAAATGAAAAAGGTTTGACGGGAAATTTAATTAATGGCAATGATTTACAGCAGATTTTCCAAGGTTATTTAGAAACTATTGGTTATCAAAAAATTGACACGAGGGAAGCTGCAAAAGTTTTGATTGAAGAGTTACGTCAGCGTAATTTTATTTTGTGTCACGCTGGTGATAATTATTACGCCTTTGTCCATCGGACATTTTTAGAATATTTTTGTGCTGAAGCTTTTCGCTGGCAATTTGAAAGAGAACAAAAGTTGACTTTAGAGCAACTTAAAACTGAAGTTTTTGGTCAGCATTGGCATGATGAAAGCTGGCACGAGGTTTTAAGGTTAATAGCTGGGGTAATTAATCCTAAATTTGTCGCGGAGATTATTGAATATTTGATGGGGATTGATGGGGAAGCAAATAAGTTTAGTAATTTGTTTTTAGCTGCGGGATGTTTGGCTGAAGTCAGGGAAAGGAAAAATCGAGATATTTATACTCAAGATAGGAAGTTATTTGCAGTTATTGATAAATTGATTGGTTATGGGTTTTATCGTCAACTAACAATTTTCAACATGCAGTATGTTGTAGCGGATAACCAAAACGTTACAGAAATTCGGACTTTGGCAATAACAACCATAGTCACTACATGGAATGATGACCCCGATACTTTACCCTGGTTGAAACAACGCGCTCAAACTGATGATGACTCGTCTATGCGACGTGCTGCGGTACAGGAATTAGCCCGCAATTTCAAAGATGACCGCGATACTTTACCCATCTTGAAACAACGCGCCCAAACTGATGATAACGAGTATGTGCGAGGTGCTGCGGTACAGGAATTAGCCCGCAATTTCAAAGATGACCGCGATACTTTACCCATCTTGAAACAACGCGCCCAAACTGATGATAACGAGTATGTGCGAGGTGCTGCGGTACAGGAATTAGCCCGCAATTTCAAAGATGACCGCGATACTTTACCCATCTTGAAACAGCGCGCTCAAACTGATGATAACGAGTATGTGCGAGGTGCTGCGGTACAGGAATTAGCCCGCAATTTCAAAGATGACCTCGATACTTTACCCATCTTGAAACAGCGCGCTCAAACTGATGATAACGGCTCTGTGCGAGGTGCTGCGGTACAGGAATTAGCCCGCAATTTCAAAGATGACCCCGATACCCTACCCATCTTGAAACAGCGCGCTCAAACTGATGATAACGGCTCTGTGCGAGGTGCTGCGGTACAGGAATTAGCCCGCAATTTCAAAGATGACCCCGATACCCTACCCATCTTGAAACAACACGCTCAAACTGATGATAACGAGTATGTGCGAGGTGCTGCGGTACAGGAATTAGCCCGCAATTTCAAAGATGAATCAGGTATTTTTGAATTATTTTGTAATGTTGCAGTTAATGACCCATTTCAGCGTAGCGAAGGTAAATATGGTGAGTATGAAACTAATCCTCGTCACACTGCGCTGGAGATAATTCTCAAGCATTATCCCAACCATTCACAGGTGTTGTCACTGTTACGCGACAGAAAAATAAATGACCCCGACGAAAAACTGCGGGAATGGGTAAAGCAACAGTTACAGCAATTGGAAACAACTAATTAA
- the nblS gene encoding two-component system sensor histidine kinase NblS translates to MFSIFTPIREAIATWWQQFTLQTKLLGAATLVVSLVMSGLTFWAINSIQQDARLNDTRFGRDLGLLLSANVAPLIAENNLTEVAQFSQRFYRTTSSVRYMLYADEEGKIFFGVPFWEPEVENSLTIQRSIQLPDDYAVDADKPMVRQHRTPDGEVTDVFVPLTANGKYLGVLAIGINPNPAGVVSSNFTRDVTIAVFITIWVMVILAGVVNALTITKPIKELVVGVQEIATGNFKQRIDLPLGGELGELIFSFNDMAERLERYEEQNIEELTAEKAKLETLVSTIADGAVLIDNNMHVVLVNPTARRIFGWEGIEVVGENVVNHLPANLQSDISNSLNEVAAGNRESAEFRVQLSQPTKRIVRILLTTVLNLQRESIKGIAITVQDITREVELNEAKSQFISNISHELRTPLFNIKTYIETLHDYGEDLAVEERKEFLTTVNHETDRLTRLVNDVLDLSKLESGRSYNLDGLDLTQAIEQTLRTYQLNARDKGIELIQDVAPNLPLVVGNYDLLLQVFGNLVGNALKFTTGGGKVAFRAYKVDAKPNFPNQGSFVRIEISDTGIGIAVEDQEAIFDRFFRVENRVHTLEGTGLGLSIVRNIIDKHNSKVNLVSEEGVGTTFWFDLPVVEEV, encoded by the coding sequence ATGTTCTCTATTTTTACCCCCATTCGAGAAGCGATAGCCACCTGGTGGCAGCAATTTACCCTCCAAACCAAGCTCCTGGGAGCCGCCACACTGGTGGTGTCCCTAGTCATGAGTGGTTTAACGTTTTGGGCAATCAACTCCATTCAGCAGGACGCAAGGCTCAATGATACACGTTTTGGTCGAGACTTGGGACTACTACTATCCGCAAACGTTGCCCCACTTATTGCCGAAAATAATCTTACAGAGGTAGCTCAGTTTTCACAACGTTTTTACCGTACAACTTCCAGCGTTCGCTACATGTTATATGCGGATGAAGAAGGTAAAATTTTCTTCGGTGTTCCTTTTTGGGAACCAGAGGTAGAAAACTCTCTTACCATTCAACGCAGCATTCAACTACCAGATGATTACGCTGTGGATGCTGATAAACCCATGGTGAGGCAACACAGAACCCCAGATGGTGAAGTTACCGATGTATTTGTTCCCCTGACTGCGAATGGCAAATATCTGGGTGTTTTAGCAATTGGAATTAACCCAAACCCGGCAGGTGTTGTCTCTAGCAATTTTACCCGTGATGTCACCATTGCTGTATTCATTACGATTTGGGTAATGGTGATTTTAGCAGGGGTAGTAAATGCTTTAACAATTACTAAACCCATCAAAGAGTTAGTGGTGGGTGTCCAAGAAATTGCCACTGGGAACTTTAAACAACGAATCGATTTACCTTTAGGGGGTGAACTTGGAGAATTAATCTTCAGTTTTAATGATATGGCAGAACGTTTAGAACGTTATGAAGAGCAAAATATCGAAGAATTAACCGCTGAAAAAGCCAAGTTAGAAACCCTCGTCTCCACAATTGCCGATGGTGCAGTTTTAATTGATAACAATATGCATGTGGTGCTGGTAAATCCCACCGCTAGACGTATCTTTGGTTGGGAAGGGATAGAGGTTGTGGGGGAAAATGTTGTAAATCACCTCCCAGCAAATCTCCAGTCAGATATTTCCAATTCACTTAACGAAGTTGCCGCAGGAAATCGAGAAAGTGCCGAATTTCGGGTTCAATTATCGCAACCAACTAAGCGAATAGTTCGGATTTTGTTAACTACTGTTCTTAATCTTCAACGGGAAAGTATCAAAGGTATTGCTATTACGGTGCAGGATATTACTCGTGAGGTAGAACTAAATGAGGCAAAAAGTCAATTTATCAGCAATATTTCCCACGAATTACGAACTCCCTTATTTAATATCAAAACATACATAGAAACACTGCATGATTACGGTGAAGATTTAGCAGTAGAAGAGAGGAAAGAGTTTTTGACGACAGTCAATCATGAAACTGATAGATTGACTAGGTTGGTAAATGATGTTTTAGATTTATCAAAGTTGGAGTCAGGACGTAGTTATAACTTGGATGGTTTGGATTTAACGCAAGCGATTGAGCAAACTTTACGAACTTATCAACTTAATGCCAGAGATAAGGGAATTGAATTAATTCAAGATGTTGCTCCCAATTTACCGTTGGTTGTGGGTAATTATGACTTGTTGTTGCAAGTGTTTGGAAATTTGGTAGGGAATGCTCTCAAATTTACTACTGGTGGTGGTAAAGTCGCTTTTCGAGCATATAAAGTCGATGCTAAACCCAATTTCCCTAACCAAGGAAGTTTTGTTCGCATCGAAATATCGGATACTGGTATCGGTATTGCAGTGGAGGATCAAGAAGCTATTTTTGATCGCTTTTTCCGGGTTGAAAACCGCGTTCACACCCTTGAAGGTACAGGTTTAGGTTTGTCGATTGTCCGGAATATTATCGACAAGCACAATAGTAAGGTGAATTTGGTAAGTGAGGAAGGTGTGGGTACCACATTTTGGTTTGATTTACCTGTGGTGGAGGAAGTGTAG
- the tnpC gene encoding IS66 family transposase yields MDVMCLVYGIEIPSSDWEKTPPSIKELVEKMGQRIKKSEQELADKESKNQELLEKINRTSKNSSSPPSSDPLNSEKLLSKKKSDKKRGGQPGHKGHSRHLYEVSECDSVLEHQPEKCKCCGEKLVGVDSNPVRHQVVEIPPINPIIIEHRLHQLECQHCGTLTRASLPADVPIRGYGVRVVALVAVLSGLYRHSTRMVQSAMQDIFGVTMCLGTVNKLRLEASDAIAESVLEAKTYVQNSAVVGADETSFSQGNVDGCNDKNRKAWLWVAVTTPHASSRQSRPTQWLPLVTFFQVTLSRCTDTAKNLLGENFGGILNSDRYASYNWVDLEQRQLCWAHLKREFIKISERAGVSQDIENALVEQQEKLFELWHRVRDGTLSRCEFQLLVPQIRNSIKSKLQEAANYEIAAQEKTPLAKTVRTCRQLLKVEQALWLFVEVEDVEPTNNAAERAIRPAVIWRRTSFGSQTKAGSNFVARMLTVVTTLKSQRRNVLEFMTQAVSSKRHNQPTPSLLPQIPVDRTCCQKS; encoded by the coding sequence ATGGATGTAATGTGCCTTGTTTACGGGATTGAAATTCCAAGCTCAGATTGGGAAAAAACTCCACCCAGCATCAAAGAACTGGTGGAGAAAATGGGGCAGCGTATCAAGAAATCCGAACAAGAGTTAGCGGATAAAGAATCCAAAAATCAAGAATTGTTAGAAAAAATCAATCGAACATCAAAAAATTCCTCATCTCCCCCGTCAAGCGACCCACTCAATAGCGAAAAACTTCTATCAAAAAAGAAGAGTGATAAAAAGCGAGGCGGACAACCGGGACATAAAGGGCATAGTCGTCATCTGTATGAAGTATCGGAATGCGACAGCGTTCTAGAACATCAGCCAGAAAAATGTAAGTGTTGTGGAGAAAAGTTAGTAGGAGTTGATAGCAATCCCGTAAGGCATCAAGTAGTCGAAATCCCGCCAATAAATCCCATAATCATAGAACATCGACTACATCAACTCGAATGTCAGCATTGTGGAACCTTGACTCGTGCAAGCTTACCAGCAGATGTACCAATTCGCGGTTACGGTGTAAGGGTAGTGGCACTTGTCGCAGTATTAAGCGGATTATACCGTCACAGTACGCGGATGGTACAAAGCGCGATGCAAGATATTTTTGGAGTCACGATGTGCTTGGGTACAGTAAATAAATTGAGACTCGAAGCAAGCGATGCGATTGCAGAATCGGTATTAGAAGCAAAGACATACGTGCAAAACTCTGCTGTTGTGGGAGCAGATGAAACAAGTTTTAGCCAAGGAAACGTTGATGGATGTAATGATAAAAATAGAAAGGCTTGGCTGTGGGTTGCAGTCACAACGCCACATGCTTCAAGTCGGCAAAGCCGCCCAACGCAGTGGCTCCCCCTAGTAACATTTTTTCAAGTCACACTTTCCCGTTGTACGGATACAGCCAAAAATCTACTGGGGGAAAACTTTGGTGGAATTTTAAACTCCGACCGATATGCATCGTATAACTGGGTTGACTTGGAGCAACGGCAGTTGTGCTGGGCGCACTTAAAAAGGGAATTTATCAAAATATCAGAGCGGGCTGGAGTTTCCCAGGATATTGAAAATGCTCTGGTTGAACAGCAAGAAAAATTATTTGAATTGTGGCATCGAGTTCGAGATGGAACTTTGAGCCGTTGCGAGTTTCAACTTTTAGTCCCACAGATTCGCAACTCAATCAAGTCGAAATTACAAGAAGCTGCAAATTATGAGATTGCAGCACAGGAAAAAACTCCGCTGGCAAAAACCGTTCGTACCTGTCGTCAACTCTTAAAAGTTGAGCAAGCTTTGTGGCTGTTTGTCGAAGTTGAGGATGTGGAACCGACAAATAATGCTGCCGAAAGAGCAATACGTCCTGCTGTCATTTGGAGACGTACCAGTTTTGGCTCCCAAACAAAGGCTGGCAGCAATTTCGTTGCTAGAATGTTGACCGTTGTTACTACCCTAAAGTCCCAACGTCGAAATGTCTTGGAATTTATGACTCAAGCAGTTAGTTCTAAGCGTCACAATCAACCAACTCCTAGTTTACTTCCCCAAATTCCTGTCGATAGAACTTGCTGTCAAAAAAGCTGA
- the hslO gene encoding Hsp33 family molecular chaperone HslO: MADQLIRATAADGGIRVVGAITTRLTEETRQRHNLSYVATAAIGRTMVAGLLMASSMKRQGSRVNVRVKGDGPLGGILVDAGLDGTVRGFVENPSVELPPNSKGKLDVGGAVGKGFLYVVRDVGYGYPYSSTVELVSGEIGDDIAHYLVSSEQTPSAFVVGVFVEPSGVTAAGGILVQVLPKAARDEALVATLESRIAALSGFTPLMQSGKSLGDIFHDLLGDMGLTIFPETQILRFHCGCSFERVLGALTILGEAELQDMIVKDHGAEVTCDFCGTVYQASEHDLTKLIDNLQNDASESVNS, encoded by the coding sequence ATGGCGGATCAGCTAATTCGTGCAACAGCAGCCGATGGAGGCATTCGGGTAGTGGGTGCCATTACCACACGCCTGACAGAGGAGACACGGCAACGCCATAATTTATCCTATGTGGCAACAGCAGCAATAGGTCGAACTATGGTAGCTGGCTTACTAATGGCTTCTAGTATGAAGCGGCAGGGGTCACGGGTGAATGTGCGAGTTAAGGGTGACGGTCCTCTGGGCGGTATACTGGTGGATGCTGGGTTAGATGGAACTGTGCGGGGTTTTGTCGAAAACCCATCCGTAGAGTTACCTCCAAACTCTAAAGGTAAGCTTGATGTCGGTGGTGCAGTTGGTAAGGGTTTTCTGTATGTGGTGCGCGATGTTGGCTATGGATACCCGTATTCCAGTACTGTCGAGTTAGTTTCAGGGGAAATTGGTGACGACATAGCTCACTATTTGGTAAGTTCGGAACAAACTCCATCAGCCTTTGTTGTGGGTGTATTTGTCGAACCAAGTGGAGTAACCGCAGCAGGTGGAATATTGGTGCAGGTTCTACCAAAAGCTGCGCGTGATGAAGCTTTAGTGGCAACTTTAGAATCTAGGATAGCGGCACTATCTGGTTTCACTCCGTTGATGCAATCTGGTAAATCTTTGGGTGATATTTTTCACGATTTATTAGGAGATATGGGGTTAACAATATTTCCAGAAACCCAGATATTACGCTTTCATTGTGGTTGTTCGTTTGAACGGGTTTTGGGTGCTTTGACAATTTTGGGAGAAGCAGAACTACAGGACATGATTGTTAAAGATCATGGTGCAGAAGTTACTTGTGATTTTTGCGGTACTGTATACCAAGCAAGTGAGCATGATTTAACTAAACTGATTGATAATTTGCAAAATGATGCATCTGAATCAGTTAACAGTTAA
- a CDS encoding HhoA/HhoB/HtrA family serine endopeptidase — MQIPKLTHSIRQFRSKMLALSISVVFIAGTISVLPVQAQLVTNTTNTAQITSQKPSAATAAIGNSSFVTSAVNRVGPAVVRIDTERTITRRVNDPFFDDPFLRRFFGDNLPQQLPPEQQRGLGSGFILDKSGFVLTNAHVVDRADKVTVRLKDGRSFEGKVQGIDEVTDLALVKINAGGDLPVAVLGSSSQVQVGDWAIAVGNPLGLDNTVTLGIVSTLRRTSRDVGIGGNKRLEFIQTDAAINPGNSGGPLVNASGEVIGINTAIRGDAMGIGFAIPIDKAKAIASQLQRGEKVAHPFIGIGMEDLTPELAKTINSNPNSPIQLPEVKGILVARVVPNSPAASAGIRPGDVILQVDGKLVNNGEQLLNIVEQSRIGQTLQLKVQRGTQTQQLSIRTAQLQDAS, encoded by the coding sequence ATGCAAATTCCTAAACTAACTCATTCAATCCGTCAATTCCGCAGTAAAATGTTGGCGCTATCTATTAGTGTTGTATTTATTGCTGGGACTATCAGTGTTTTACCTGTACAGGCGCAACTAGTAACTAATACTACTAACACAGCACAAATTACTAGCCAAAAGCCATCAGCAGCGACAGCCGCCATTGGCAATAGTAGCTTTGTGACATCAGCGGTGAATCGAGTTGGTCCAGCAGTAGTCCGAATTGATACTGAAAGAACAATTACACGACGAGTGAATGATCCGTTTTTTGATGATCCGTTTCTAAGGAGATTTTTTGGTGATAACCTACCGCAACAACTGCCACCAGAACAACAGCGGGGTTTAGGATCAGGTTTTATTCTTGATAAAAGCGGCTTTGTTTTAACCAATGCCCATGTGGTTGATAGAGCTGATAAAGTGACAGTGCGTCTCAAAGATGGACGCTCATTTGAGGGTAAAGTCCAAGGTATAGATGAAGTCACCGATTTAGCCCTAGTCAAAATTAATGCTGGTGGCGATTTACCAGTTGCAGTATTGGGTTCTTCCTCCCAAGTCCAAGTGGGAGATTGGGCGATCGCAGTCGGCAATCCGCTAGGATTAGATAATACTGTCACTTTGGGAATTGTGAGTACTTTGCGTCGTACCAGTCGGGATGTGGGGATTGGTGGTAACAAACGCTTAGAATTTATTCAAACTGATGCAGCAATTAACCCAGGGAATTCTGGTGGTCCCTTGGTAAACGCTTCGGGTGAAGTAATTGGAATTAATACAGCAATTCGCGGTGATGCAATGGGTATTGGCTTTGCTATTCCCATTGATAAAGCAAAAGCGATCGCATCACAACTACAACGCGGTGAAAAGGTAGCACACCCCTTTATTGGTATCGGGATGGAGGATTTAACACCGGAATTAGCCAAAACCATTAATTCAAACCCCAATTCACCGATTCAACTTCCAGAAGTTAAGGGTATTTTAGTTGCACGAGTTGTTCCTAATTCTCCCGCAGCATCCGCAGGCATCCGTCCTGGTGATGTAATTCTCCAAGTTGATGGAAAATTAGTCAACAATGGTGAACAATTACTGAATATTGTGGAACAAAGCCGCATCGGACAAACTTTGCAACTCAAAGTCCAACGTGGAACTCAAACACAACAGTTATCGATTCGCACTGCACAGTTACAGGATGCGTCGTAG
- a CDS encoding transposase: MLHPTHQTLPKHGGCSRLAEILGDVSHDSVNRFLLRERYEPKDLFDIVTDIINLSGGILSVDDTVIEKLYSNPKYAELIGYFWSGKYHKTIKGLNLITLYYSDIHGHSVPINYRIYDKQEGKTKNDYFQEMVVEVISWGLKPQIVTGDSWYSGVENLKFLRNQKLGFLFGVEKNRTVSKEPGKYCQVRILDIPNEGLVTHLREFGFIKLFRKDFKKEDSRHYIFHLPSEENLKECLEQITRSTFVTIHDTHWGIETFHRAIKQLCGICRFMVRDSYAIKTHIFCSLQAFVRLEKMRSEKTISNWYEVQRNLFTNVIREYVLDNLSATCAA, from the coding sequence ATACTTCATCCAACCCATCAAACATTACCAAAGCATGGAGGATGTAGTCGATTAGCGGAAATATTAGGAGATGTTTCACACGACAGTGTGAACAGATTCTTGCTTAGAGAAAGGTATGAGCCAAAAGATTTATTCGACATAGTGACAGACATAATCAATTTGTCAGGAGGTATATTAAGCGTAGATGATACAGTCATAGAAAAGTTGTATAGTAATCCAAAATACGCAGAATTAATTGGTTACTTTTGGTCAGGAAAATACCATAAAACTATTAAGGGATTAAATTTAATCACACTTTATTATAGCGATATTCATGGACATTCGGTTCCAATAAATTACAGGATATATGATAAGCAGGAGGGAAAAACAAAAAACGATTATTTCCAAGAAATGGTAGTAGAAGTGATTAGTTGGGGATTAAAACCACAAATAGTTACAGGAGACAGTTGGTACTCAGGAGTAGAAAATCTGAAATTTTTAAGAAACCAGAAATTGGGTTTTCTATTTGGAGTTGAGAAGAACAGAACAGTATCAAAAGAACCTGGAAAGTACTGCCAGGTAAGGATTTTAGATATTCCAAATGAAGGATTAGTAACTCATTTAAGGGAATTTGGGTTTATAAAATTGTTTAGGAAAGACTTTAAAAAAGAAGACTCTAGACATTATATATTTCATCTGCCTTCAGAAGAAAATCTCAAAGAGTGTTTAGAACAGATAACCAGAAGTACTTTCGTTACAATTCATGATACACATTGGGGCATTGAAACTTTTCATAGAGCAATAAAACAGCTATGTGGTATTTGTCGGTTCATGGTTAGAGATAGCTATGCAATAAAAACACATATATTCTGCTCGCTTCAAGCATTTGTTCGTTTAGAAAAAATGCGCTCTGAAAAAACCATTAGCAATTGGTACGAAGTACAAAGAAACCTATTTACAAATGTTATTCGTGAATATGTTTTGGATAATTTGAGTGCTACTTGTGCGGCTTAA